The following coding sequences lie in one Rutidosis leptorrhynchoides isolate AG116_Rl617_1_P2 chromosome 6, CSIRO_AGI_Rlap_v1, whole genome shotgun sequence genomic window:
- the LOC139855332 gene encoding uncharacterized protein: protein MADKSDVKIDRQALGVVRLSLAKNVAYNIVGETTTAGLLAALSNMYEKSSALNKVFLIRQLVNARMKESSSAADHVNEFNLILTRLKSVDIKFNDELQALFLLSSLPDSWAGTVTAVSGSSGTTKHLNYAWILRNVRFVPKLKSRLISVGQLDEDNCHVLFGDQKWVVFKGDYVVARGFKRGTMYMVEVPNEEWLGDLVGVKSPSVLMLSGIVERSCLSGRSKEVEASGNSGRIGYTRAFITSDRSSPMATLLRSAEEDEQEVFMRVTVKDTSVQWELAQDGKSGLSKDVRTYVVGVPMTSLVRRLSNEVWRDSGVSSGGIKRRLDSGLIEVTPNKNTILHLASEWGDVDYVKEILKNHTCLLYRRNSEGETAAYVAAREGHVDILAIMINYYFKLQTESIEQFVTRDMDKHTALHIAIQNHHVGVVFWLIQEIPLLINCVNDFCEIPHVLAAERGFDHILQKVFPESNQRDFTTSNGKTTLHAAAIYGSPGCIRTVVNHSRDLLYKQDKRGWTPLFYAIYHNNSSATTALLDADCSIGYQMLVEDDISTSHIYFAASQGHCETMKILISKCPGCLEVTYANGRNILHYAIENKKLEVIKFMFSCELFTRLINKRDGDGNTPIHLFMRSEIEMMEAIMDSRVNINALNNENLTPLDVASSDDKRERLLKGIGNVRGIGNQTRVLFPTVYIRFRVDEESRQRKKEEQKEIELKGKENEKEFEPYFKVLENLVLMTTLITTATFAVVFAVPGGFDGNEGSNQGMPILLRKSAYKAFVVTNTIAFSCSCTVLIGYIWMLIYSRSYKQIDVNEILRKKIRERTFVMYILTGFALVTMAIAFVTGMYVVLTPSLSFATSLCVMSLFVMVILSVFPRKVIRIVNYERLRVVVGAMVYFVWQERNYRMFKDKRRSSQI from the exons ATGGCGGATAAAAGTGATGTGAAGATAGATCG GCAAGCCCTAGGAGTTGTTcgactttctctggccaagaatGTTGCTTACAACATCGTGGGTGAAACCACAACGGCGGGATTGCTTgcggctttatctaacatgtatgaaaagtcATCCGCTTTGAACAAGGTTTTCTTGATAAGGCAATTGGTGAATGCTAGGATGAAGGAGAGTTCTTCGGCGGCGGATCATGTGAACGAATTTAATTTAATTTTGACCCGGTTGAAATCGGTTGATATTAAATTCAATGATGAGCTACAAGCGTTGTTTTTGCTATCTTCGTTACCCGATAGTTGGGCCGGTACGGTGACGGCGGTTAGTGGTTCATCAGGAACTACTAA ACACTTGAATTATGCCTGGATCTTGAGGAATGTGCGGTTTGTTCCAAAGCTCAAGAGTCGGTTGATCTCGGTTGGGCAATTGGATGAAGATAATTGTCATGTTctatttggagatcaaaagtgGGTAGTGTTTAAGGGAGATTATGTAGTCGCTCGCGGGTTTAaaaggggaaccatgtatatggttgaagttCCTAATGAGGAATGGCTAGGTGATTTAGTGGGTGTTAAAAGTCCTAGCGTGCTAATGCTTTCCGGTATTGTTGAGAGGTCTTGTTTGAGTGGGAGGTCAAAGGAAGTTGAAGCTAGTGGAAATTCGGGTCGAATTGGGTACACTAGAGCTTTCATCACTTCGGATAGATCTTCTCCAATGGCAACTTTGTTGCGATCGGCCGAGGAAGATGAACAAGAGGTTTTCATGAGAGTCACTGTTAAAGATACATCCGTACAGTGGGAGTTGGCTCAGGATGGAAAATCGGGTTTGTCAAAAGACGTGCGCACGTATGTGgtcggtgttccaatg acttcacttgttcGAAGGTTATCGAATGAAGTGTggcgtgattcgggtgtctcatccggcggtatcaaaaggag GCTCGATTCTGGCCTAATTGAGGTGACTCCTAACAAGAACACAATTCTTCACCTTGCATCCGAGTGGGGGGATGTGGATTATGTAAAAGAAATTCTAAAAAATCATACTTGTTTGTTATACCGTCGCAATTCTGAAGGGGAGACAGCGGCTTATGTTGCTGCCAGAGAGGGACACGTGGATATTCTTGcaattatgattaattattatttcaaACTACAAACAGAAAGCATTGAACAGTTTGTTACAAGGGACATGGATAAACATACCGCGTTACATATCGCGATACAAAATCATCATGTTGGAGTAGTATTTTGGTTAATACAAGAAATTCCCCTGCTAATAAATTGTGTCAATGATTTTTGTGAGATCCCACATGTTCTTGCTGCCGAAAGAGGATTTGATCATATTTTACAGAAAGTCTTTCCTGAGTCTAACCAACGAGATTTTACAACATCAAATGGCAAAACAACTTTACATGCAGCAGCCATTTATGGATCACCAG GTTGTATTAGGACTGTGGTAAATCATTCAAGAGATCTACTTTACAAGCAAGACAAGCGTGGTTGGACGCCATTGTTTTATGCTATCTACCACAATAATTCATCAGCAACAACCGCTCTACTAGATGCAGACTGCTCCATCGGGTACCAAATGTTGGTAGAAGATGACATATCTACTTCTCACATTTACTTTGCAGCTAGCCAAGGTCATTGTGAAACAATGAAAATTCTTATATCCAAATGTCCTGGATGCTTAGAGGTCACTTATGCCAATGGAAGAAACATTCTTCATTATGCTATTGAAAACAAGAAACTTGAAgtgatcaaattcatgtttagttgCGAGTTATTTACTCGCCTTATCAACAAAAGAGATGGTGATGGGAATACTCCTATTCATTTATTTATGAGATCTGAGATTGAGATGATGGAAGCCATCATGGATTCTAGGGTTAACATTAATGCCCTCAACAATGAAAATCTCACTCCTTTAGATGTGGCATCCTCGGACGATAAAAGAGAAAGATTGTTGAAG GGTATAGGTAATGTTAGAGGCATAGGTAATCAAACAAGAGTCTTGTTTCCTACAGTATACATTCGTTTCCGCGTTGATGAAGAATCACGACAAAGAAAAAAAGAGGAACAAAAAGAAATAGAACTGAAAGGGAAAGAAAATGAAAAGGAATTTGAACCATATTTTAAGGTTTTAGAAAATCTAGTTTTAATGACTACTCTTATAACAACAGCAACCTTTGCAGTTGTTTTTGCAGTGCCAGGTGGTTTTGATGGCAATGAAGGTTCGAATCAAGGCATGCCCATTCTACTTAGAAAATCAGCATACAAAGCATTTGTCGTCACtaatactattgctttctcttgctCTTGCACTGTTTTGATAGGATATATCTGGATGTTAATCTATAGTCGGAGTTATAAACAAATCGATGTGAACGAAATTCTTCGGAAGAAGATTAGAGAGAGAACGTTCGTCATGTACATTCTTACAGGGTTTGCTTTGGTAACAATGGCTATTGCATTTGTGACAGGGATGTATGTTGTGCTAACACCATCCTTAAGTTTTGCAACTTCCTTGTGTGTGATGAGCTTATTTGTTATGGTAATTTTGTCTGTATTTCCTAGAAAAGTTATAAGGATTGTAAATTATGAAAGACTAAG AGTGGTGGTTGGTGCAATGGTATATTTTGTTTGGCAAGAAAGGAATTATAGGATGTTCAAAGACAAGAGAAGATCCTCACAGATATGA